A portion of the Thunnus albacares chromosome 5, fThuAlb1.1, whole genome shotgun sequence genome contains these proteins:
- the brpf3b gene encoding bromodomain and PHD finger-containing protein 3 isoform X1, whose amino-acid sequence MRKPRRKGQVAVGGGADVRKSNGTAGGRGGARQRSPSPYSLKASPSRETLTYAQAQKVVEVELDGRLHRISILEPLEVITEDEMMAQDISECNSNKENSEQPSPPTSSAQTVRKTVTPRGRRKDSKCPSVKSPPSSKNHCPNSHPQTPEKLNALHHHHVTLPEPKFRVLETFTPVEAPPLPTAYYRFIERSTEEQETEAEYDMDEEDAAWLEMVNAGRTSEGYSAVSSDTFELLVDRLEEEAYLEARSRAPSQSSIDDDAFCCVCLDDECLNSNVILFCDSCNLAVHQECYGVPYIPEGQWLCRCCLQSPQKPVDCVLCPNRGGAFKQTSDGRWAHVVCAIWIPEVCFANTVFLEPVEGVGNIPPARWKLTCYLCKQKGRGASIQCHKANCYTAFHVTCAQRAGLFMKIDPVRETNVNGTTFSVKKTAFCEAHSPPGQETVSDEENEGRVVGSRGRASRGRSAYTDGPTTPKKGRKSDDDAKVDKKKGKKSTESTAQNTASPQVTVHQIPTSRLNIICKGILFQKKNQFMQRLHNYWLLKRQSRNGVPLVRRLHSNVQSQRNTEQPEVDEKVSAAREALRYWQKLRHDLEKARLLVELIRKREKLKREEVKVHQAALEMQLTPMLVLLRSTLDQLQEKDTAQIFAEPVNIKEVPDYLEFISQPMDFSTMRSKLENHAYRSVADLEADFNLMVSNCLLYNTKDTVFHRAALRLRDLGGAILRHAQRQATNTGLELDTGMHLPESPQKRDFYSCSWEDVDSVLDPENRLHMTVEEQLKELLDKLDFVTSMRCSGARTRRIRLLRREINSIRYRQGPRHSLHNGHLKEEDEDDDDEEDDDKDAKVDNGLSSSDKEDLKSTSPPTLEPTGPAPPPRQGDAPLEPPTLRPIIGEPQSPSWPCKRLKLDEDLSDSTTENINCTKAQERQASQPPNLHSDGQAVPNGLPELGTPTRPATGGVGRRTSILFKKAKNGAKLFRERDNPLLNGKGSQDENTSSSPSAPNSTASTPSSLPLSTSSKTPQKSPGPPTLNEQWTPSRNTCSDGELDKTPNHTLESGLTNGFIKHKDGGSDSEYSPCPVLRKEISSPPKRSLGKPALSKVPFLEIVNGDTDYTGNCSQTSEEETELEPLDLVWAKSRGYPSYPALIIDPEMPEEGLLHNGVPIPVPPKDVLCLGEQRQEETNERLYLVLFFDNKRTWQWLPRDKVTPLGVDDTADKLRIMEGRKSSIRKSVQVAYDRAIIHQSRVSHSHGFVASNYL is encoded by the exons ATGAGGAAGCCACGTCGAAAAGGCCAGGTGGCCGTAGGAGGTGGAGCAGATGTCAGGAAGTCCAATGGGACAGCTGGCGGGCGTGGGGGTGCCCGCCAGCGATCCCCATCCCCTTACAGCCTCAAAGCATCTCCAAGCAGAGAAACCCTAACCTATGCCCAGGCTCAGAAGGTGGTGGAAGTGGAGCTGGACGGTAGGCTTCACCGCATTTCTATTCTGGAGCCCTTGGAGGTCATTACTGAAGATGAGATGATGGCCCAGGACATTAGTGAGTGTAACAGCAACAAGGAGAACAGTGAGCAGCCGTCACCCCCCACCAGCAGTGCCCAAACAGTCCGCAAAACCGTCACACCCCGAGGCCGCAGGAAAGACTCCAAATGTCCCTCTGTTAAGTCGCCACCATCTTCCAAGAACCACTGCCCAAATTCTCATCCACAAACACCTGAAAAGTTAAACGCGTTGCATCATCACCACGTGACCCTCCCTGAACCTAAGTTTCGTGTGCTAGAGACCTTCACACCAGTCGAGGCTCCTCCTCTGCCTACAGCATATTACCGCTTCATTGAGCGCTCAACTGAGGAGCAGGAAACTGAGGCAGAATATGACATGGACGAAGAGGACGCTGCCTGGTTGGAGATGGTCAATGCTGGCCGGACGTCAGAGGGTTACTCAGCTGTCTCATCAGACACCTTCGAGCTGCTGGTGGACCGCCTGGAGGAGGAGGCGTACCTTGAAGCCCGCAGCCGGGCGCCCTCTCAGAGCTCTATTGATGACGATGCCTTCTGCTGCGTGTGCCTGGATGACGAGTGCCTCAACAGCAACGTCATCCTCTTTTGCGACTCCTGCAACCTGGCAGTACACCAGGAGTGCTACGGAGTGCCCTACATCCCAGAGGGCCAGTGGCTGTGCCGCTGCTGCCTCCAGTCCCCTCAGAAACCTGTTGACTGTGTTCTATGTCCGAACCGAGGCGGCGCCTTTAAGCAAACGAGCGATGGCCGCTGGGCACATGTGGTCTGTGCCATCTGGATCCCTGAGGTCTGCTTTGCCAACACAGTGTTTCTGGAACCAGTGGAAGGGGTCGGTAACATTCCCCCAGCACGCTGGAAACTGACTTGCTACCTGTGTAAGCAGAAGGGCCGTGGTGCATCTATTCAGTGCCACAAGGCCAACTGTTACACTGCGTTTCATGTCACATGTGCTCAGCGTGCTGGTCTGTTTATGAAGATCGATCCAGTGCGAGAGACAAATGTCAACGGGACCACTTTCTCTGTTAAGAAGACAGCATTTTGTGAGGCTCATTCGCCTCCAGGCCAAGAAACCGTCTCAGACGAGGAGAATGAAGGACGAGTGGTGGGCAGCAGAGGGAGGGCTAGTAGAGGACGAAGTGCCTACACAGATGGTCCTACAACACCGAAAAAAGGCAGAAAGTCTGACGATGATGCCAAGGTGGATaaaaagaaagggaagaagAGCACAGAGTCAACTGCACAGAACACTGCTTCACCACAGGTGACAGTGCATCAAATACCCACAAGCAG GCTGAATATCATCTGCAAAGGAATCCTCTTCCAAAAGAAAAACCAGTTCATGCAGAGGCTGCATAACTACTGGTTATTGAAACGTCAGTCGAGGAACGGTGTGCCGCTGGTCCGGCGTTTGCACTCTAATGTCCAATCCCAAAGGAATACAGAACAG CCTGAGGTGGACGAAAAGGTTTCCGCAGCAAGAGAAGCACTGAGATATTGGCAGAAGCTTCGGCATGACCTTGAAAAAGCCAGACTGCTGGTGGAGCTCATCCGCAAGAGGGAGAAACTTAAACGAGAAGAG GTCAAAGTTCATCAGGCCGCTCTGGAGATGCAGTTGACCCCAATGTTGGTGCTACTCCGCTCGACCCTGGACCAACTACAGGAGAAGGACACAGCCCAGATATTTGCAGAGCCAGTCAACATCAAGGAG GTCCCCGACTACCTGGAGTTCATCAGCCAGCCCATGGACTTTTCCACTATGCGCTCTAAGCTGGAAAATCATGCCTACCGCTCAGTGGCTGACCTGGAGGCCGACTTTAACCTGATGGTGTCAAACTGCCTCCTCTACAACACCAAGGACACAGTCTTCCACCGGGCAGCACTACGTCTTCGAGACCTGGGGGGAGCCATATTGCGCCATGCCCAGCGACAAGCCACCAATACCGGCCTGGAACTGGACACCGGCATGCACCTCCCAGAGTCACCACAGAAACGAGACTTTTACAGCTGCTCATGGGAAGATG TTGACAGTGTGCTGGATCCAGAAAACCGGCTTCATATGACCGTAGAGGAACAGCTGAAGGAGCTGTTGGACAAGTTGGATTTTGTCACCTCCATGCGATGCAGTGGCGCCAGGACTCGACGCATCCGCCTGCTTCGTCGTGAAATCAACAGCATCCGCTACAGGCAGGGCCCCCGCCACAGCCTTCACAATGGACATCTgaaagaagaggatgaggaCGATGATGACGAGGAAGATGACGATAAAGACGCCAAGGTGGACAATGGCCTTTCGTCTTCAGACAAAG AAGACCTCAAATCCACTTCGCCCCCGACACTGGAACCTACAGGGCCGGCTCCTCCTCCACGACAGGGGGATGCACCTCTGGAGCCTCCCACCCTGCGGCCAATCATAGGGGAGCCCCAGTCCCCCAGTTGGCCCTGCAAACGCCTAAAGCTGGACGAAGACCTCTCAGACAGCACCACAGAGAACATTAATTGCACTAAAGCGCAGGAGCGGCAGGCGTCACAGCCTCCCAATTTGCACAGTGACGGGCAGGCGGTGCCTAACGGCCTGCCAGAACTCGGCACTCCCACACGGCCCGCCACCGGGGGAGTTGGACGACGAACCTCCATATTATTCAAGAAGGCAAAAAACGGAGCTAAGctgttcagagagagagacaatccTTTGCTGAATGGAAAGGGATCGCAGGACGAGAATACAAGCAGCAGCCCCTCAGCACCCAACTCCACAGCCAGCACCCCATCCTCATTGCCTTTGTCCACTTCATCCAAGACCCCACAGAAAAGCCCAGGACCCCCGACCCTCAATGAACAGTGGACCCCCAGTCGAAATACATGCTCAGATGGTGAGCTGGACAAGACACCAAATCATACACTGGAAAGTG GACTGACCAATGGCTTCATCAAGCACAAAGACGGCGGGTCCGACTCCGAGTACAGCCCTTGCCCAGTCCTCCGCAAAGAAAT CAGCTCGCCACCCAAACGAAGCCTCGGGAAACCAGCTCTTTCCAAAGTTCCCTTCCTGGAGATAGTCAACGGAGACACAGATTACACCg GCAACTGCAGCCAAACATCTGAGGAAGAGACAGAGCTGGAGCCACTAGATCTGGTGTGGGCCAAGTCTCGGGGATATCCCTCCTATCCTGCTCTG ATCATCGACCCAGAGATGCCCGAGGAGGGCCTGCTGCACAATGGGGTGCCCATCCCTGTCCCACCCAAAGACGTCCTCTGTCTGGGGGAGCAGAGGCAGGAGGAGACCAACGAGAGGCTCTACCTGGTGCTCTTCTTTGACAACAAGCGGACATG GCAGTGGCTCCCACGTGACAAGGTGACACCTTTGGGTGTAGACGATACAGCGGACAAGCTGCGTATAATGGAGGGCCGCAAGTCAAGCATCCGCAAATCTGTCCAGGTGGCATACGACCGCGCCATCATCCACCAGAGCAGAGTCAGCCACAGCCACGGCTTTGTGGCCTCCAACTACCTGTAG
- the brpf3b gene encoding bromodomain and PHD finger-containing protein 3 isoform X2, with protein sequence MRKPRRKGQVAVGGGADVRKSNGTAGGRGGARQRSPSPYSLKASPSRETLTYAQAQKVVEVELDGRLHRISILEPLEVITEDEMMAQDISECNSNKENSEQPSPPTSSAQTVRKTVTPRGRRKDSKCPSVKSPPSSKNHCPNSHPQTPEKLNALHHHHVTLPEPKFRVLETFTPVEAPPLPTAYYRFIERSTEEQETEAEYDMDEEDAAWLEMVNAGRTSEGYSAVSSDTFELLVDRLEEEAYLEARSRAPSQSSIDDDAFCCVCLDDECLNSNVILFCDSCNLAVHQECYGVPYIPEGQWLCRCCLQSPQKPVDCVLCPNRGGAFKQTSDGRWAHVVCAIWIPEVCFANTVFLEPVEGVGNIPPARWKLTCYLCKQKGRGASIQCHKANCYTAFHVTCAQRAGLFMKIDPVRETNVNGTTFSVKKTAFCEAHSPPGQETVSDEENEGRVVGSRGRASRGRSAYTDGPTTPKKGRKSDDDAKVDKKKGKKSTESTAQNTASPQVTVHQIPTSRLNIICKGILFQKKNQFMQRLHNYWLLKRQSRNGVPLVRRLHSNVQSQRNTEQPEVDEKVSAAREALRYWQKLRHDLEKARLLVELIRKREKLKREEVKVHQAALEMQLTPMLVLLRSTLDQLQEKDTAQIFAEPVNIKEVPDYLEFISQPMDFSTMRSKLENHAYRSVADLEADFNLMVSNCLLYNTKDTVFHRAALRLRDLGGAILRHAQRQATNTGLELDTGMHLPESPQKRDFYSCSWEDVDSVLDPENRLHMTVEEQLKELLDKLDFVTSMRCSGARTRRIRLLRREINSIRYRQGPRHSLHNGHLKEEDEDDDDEEDDDKDAKVDNGLSSSDKDLKSTSPPTLEPTGPAPPPRQGDAPLEPPTLRPIIGEPQSPSWPCKRLKLDEDLSDSTTENINCTKAQERQASQPPNLHSDGQAVPNGLPELGTPTRPATGGVGRRTSILFKKAKNGAKLFRERDNPLLNGKGSQDENTSSSPSAPNSTASTPSSLPLSTSSKTPQKSPGPPTLNEQWTPSRNTCSDGELDKTPNHTLESGLTNGFIKHKDGGSDSEYSPCPVLRKEISSPPKRSLGKPALSKVPFLEIVNGDTDYTGNCSQTSEEETELEPLDLVWAKSRGYPSYPALIIDPEMPEEGLLHNGVPIPVPPKDVLCLGEQRQEETNERLYLVLFFDNKRTWQWLPRDKVTPLGVDDTADKLRIMEGRKSSIRKSVQVAYDRAIIHQSRVSHSHGFVASNYL encoded by the exons ATGAGGAAGCCACGTCGAAAAGGCCAGGTGGCCGTAGGAGGTGGAGCAGATGTCAGGAAGTCCAATGGGACAGCTGGCGGGCGTGGGGGTGCCCGCCAGCGATCCCCATCCCCTTACAGCCTCAAAGCATCTCCAAGCAGAGAAACCCTAACCTATGCCCAGGCTCAGAAGGTGGTGGAAGTGGAGCTGGACGGTAGGCTTCACCGCATTTCTATTCTGGAGCCCTTGGAGGTCATTACTGAAGATGAGATGATGGCCCAGGACATTAGTGAGTGTAACAGCAACAAGGAGAACAGTGAGCAGCCGTCACCCCCCACCAGCAGTGCCCAAACAGTCCGCAAAACCGTCACACCCCGAGGCCGCAGGAAAGACTCCAAATGTCCCTCTGTTAAGTCGCCACCATCTTCCAAGAACCACTGCCCAAATTCTCATCCACAAACACCTGAAAAGTTAAACGCGTTGCATCATCACCACGTGACCCTCCCTGAACCTAAGTTTCGTGTGCTAGAGACCTTCACACCAGTCGAGGCTCCTCCTCTGCCTACAGCATATTACCGCTTCATTGAGCGCTCAACTGAGGAGCAGGAAACTGAGGCAGAATATGACATGGACGAAGAGGACGCTGCCTGGTTGGAGATGGTCAATGCTGGCCGGACGTCAGAGGGTTACTCAGCTGTCTCATCAGACACCTTCGAGCTGCTGGTGGACCGCCTGGAGGAGGAGGCGTACCTTGAAGCCCGCAGCCGGGCGCCCTCTCAGAGCTCTATTGATGACGATGCCTTCTGCTGCGTGTGCCTGGATGACGAGTGCCTCAACAGCAACGTCATCCTCTTTTGCGACTCCTGCAACCTGGCAGTACACCAGGAGTGCTACGGAGTGCCCTACATCCCAGAGGGCCAGTGGCTGTGCCGCTGCTGCCTCCAGTCCCCTCAGAAACCTGTTGACTGTGTTCTATGTCCGAACCGAGGCGGCGCCTTTAAGCAAACGAGCGATGGCCGCTGGGCACATGTGGTCTGTGCCATCTGGATCCCTGAGGTCTGCTTTGCCAACACAGTGTTTCTGGAACCAGTGGAAGGGGTCGGTAACATTCCCCCAGCACGCTGGAAACTGACTTGCTACCTGTGTAAGCAGAAGGGCCGTGGTGCATCTATTCAGTGCCACAAGGCCAACTGTTACACTGCGTTTCATGTCACATGTGCTCAGCGTGCTGGTCTGTTTATGAAGATCGATCCAGTGCGAGAGACAAATGTCAACGGGACCACTTTCTCTGTTAAGAAGACAGCATTTTGTGAGGCTCATTCGCCTCCAGGCCAAGAAACCGTCTCAGACGAGGAGAATGAAGGACGAGTGGTGGGCAGCAGAGGGAGGGCTAGTAGAGGACGAAGTGCCTACACAGATGGTCCTACAACACCGAAAAAAGGCAGAAAGTCTGACGATGATGCCAAGGTGGATaaaaagaaagggaagaagAGCACAGAGTCAACTGCACAGAACACTGCTTCACCACAGGTGACAGTGCATCAAATACCCACAAGCAG GCTGAATATCATCTGCAAAGGAATCCTCTTCCAAAAGAAAAACCAGTTCATGCAGAGGCTGCATAACTACTGGTTATTGAAACGTCAGTCGAGGAACGGTGTGCCGCTGGTCCGGCGTTTGCACTCTAATGTCCAATCCCAAAGGAATACAGAACAG CCTGAGGTGGACGAAAAGGTTTCCGCAGCAAGAGAAGCACTGAGATATTGGCAGAAGCTTCGGCATGACCTTGAAAAAGCCAGACTGCTGGTGGAGCTCATCCGCAAGAGGGAGAAACTTAAACGAGAAGAG GTCAAAGTTCATCAGGCCGCTCTGGAGATGCAGTTGACCCCAATGTTGGTGCTACTCCGCTCGACCCTGGACCAACTACAGGAGAAGGACACAGCCCAGATATTTGCAGAGCCAGTCAACATCAAGGAG GTCCCCGACTACCTGGAGTTCATCAGCCAGCCCATGGACTTTTCCACTATGCGCTCTAAGCTGGAAAATCATGCCTACCGCTCAGTGGCTGACCTGGAGGCCGACTTTAACCTGATGGTGTCAAACTGCCTCCTCTACAACACCAAGGACACAGTCTTCCACCGGGCAGCACTACGTCTTCGAGACCTGGGGGGAGCCATATTGCGCCATGCCCAGCGACAAGCCACCAATACCGGCCTGGAACTGGACACCGGCATGCACCTCCCAGAGTCACCACAGAAACGAGACTTTTACAGCTGCTCATGGGAAGATG TTGACAGTGTGCTGGATCCAGAAAACCGGCTTCATATGACCGTAGAGGAACAGCTGAAGGAGCTGTTGGACAAGTTGGATTTTGTCACCTCCATGCGATGCAGTGGCGCCAGGACTCGACGCATCCGCCTGCTTCGTCGTGAAATCAACAGCATCCGCTACAGGCAGGGCCCCCGCCACAGCCTTCACAATGGACATCTgaaagaagaggatgaggaCGATGATGACGAGGAAGATGACGATAAAGACGCCAAGGTGGACAATGGCCTTTCGTCTTCAGACAAAG ACCTCAAATCCACTTCGCCCCCGACACTGGAACCTACAGGGCCGGCTCCTCCTCCACGACAGGGGGATGCACCTCTGGAGCCTCCCACCCTGCGGCCAATCATAGGGGAGCCCCAGTCCCCCAGTTGGCCCTGCAAACGCCTAAAGCTGGACGAAGACCTCTCAGACAGCACCACAGAGAACATTAATTGCACTAAAGCGCAGGAGCGGCAGGCGTCACAGCCTCCCAATTTGCACAGTGACGGGCAGGCGGTGCCTAACGGCCTGCCAGAACTCGGCACTCCCACACGGCCCGCCACCGGGGGAGTTGGACGACGAACCTCCATATTATTCAAGAAGGCAAAAAACGGAGCTAAGctgttcagagagagagacaatccTTTGCTGAATGGAAAGGGATCGCAGGACGAGAATACAAGCAGCAGCCCCTCAGCACCCAACTCCACAGCCAGCACCCCATCCTCATTGCCTTTGTCCACTTCATCCAAGACCCCACAGAAAAGCCCAGGACCCCCGACCCTCAATGAACAGTGGACCCCCAGTCGAAATACATGCTCAGATGGTGAGCTGGACAAGACACCAAATCATACACTGGAAAGTG GACTGACCAATGGCTTCATCAAGCACAAAGACGGCGGGTCCGACTCCGAGTACAGCCCTTGCCCAGTCCTCCGCAAAGAAAT CAGCTCGCCACCCAAACGAAGCCTCGGGAAACCAGCTCTTTCCAAAGTTCCCTTCCTGGAGATAGTCAACGGAGACACAGATTACACCg GCAACTGCAGCCAAACATCTGAGGAAGAGACAGAGCTGGAGCCACTAGATCTGGTGTGGGCCAAGTCTCGGGGATATCCCTCCTATCCTGCTCTG ATCATCGACCCAGAGATGCCCGAGGAGGGCCTGCTGCACAATGGGGTGCCCATCCCTGTCCCACCCAAAGACGTCCTCTGTCTGGGGGAGCAGAGGCAGGAGGAGACCAACGAGAGGCTCTACCTGGTGCTCTTCTTTGACAACAAGCGGACATG GCAGTGGCTCCCACGTGACAAGGTGACACCTTTGGGTGTAGACGATACAGCGGACAAGCTGCGTATAATGGAGGGCCGCAAGTCAAGCATCCGCAAATCTGTCCAGGTGGCATACGACCGCGCCATCATCCACCAGAGCAGAGTCAGCCACAGCCACGGCTTTGTGGCCTCCAACTACCTGTAG